In Armatimonadota bacterium, the genomic stretch GGAGGCCGGCTGCGCTGCGTCCTGTGGCAGCTCCCGGCGCGGTTTGCGGCCGACGCGAACCGGCTGCGCGAATTCTTGCGCGCGCTGCCCGGCCGGACGCTTCACGCGTTCGAGTTCCGCGACAGGTCGTGGTTTACCGACGACGTGTTCGCCGCGCTGCGCGAGACCAACGCCGCGATCGCCGCCGCGGACTGGCCGTTCCAGGTTCTCCTGCCCGGCATGCGGCCCCGCCGGATCGCACGGCAGGCCGTCCGTGTTCCGGCGACGGCCGACTGGGCCTACCTCCGGCGTCACGGCCCCGGCGATCGCTACGGCGGCGCGTACACCTTGGCGATGCTGCGATCGGACGCCGAGTGGATCCGCAGCCGGCACCCGGCATTCCGCGAGGTGTTCGTGTACTTCAACAACGACCCATCCGGCCACGCCGTCCGCAACGCGCTGCGCCTGCGCCGTCTGGTCGAGTAACTGCACTCAGGAGGCCTTTCCGCCCGCCGCGCGCCCTGGCGGGGTGGAGGATTCTGATCCGGTCGGCGCGGGTC encodes the following:
- a CDS encoding DUF72 domain-containing protein, whose amino-acid sequence is MIRTRRTNDRPTPAPAALWIGTCGFDYPHWVNVFYPRDLPRREWFAYYARHFDTVELNVTFYRLPHRRTFEAWARQAPEGFCFALKGSRFITHVKRLRDAAGAVANFFENAQLLGGRLRCVLWQLPARFAADANRLREFLRALPGRTLHAFEFRDRSWFTDDVFAALRETNAAIAAADWPFQVLLPGMRPRRIARQAVRVPATADWAYLRRHGPGDRYGGAYTLAMLRSDAEWIRSRHPAFREVFVYFNNDPSGHAVRNALRLRRLVE